Proteins from a genomic interval of Verrucomicrobiota bacterium:
- a CDS encoding MFS transporter translates to MSAATEPEQSPHKSFAKVKKSELFGWCCFDFANSAFTTIIITVAFAPYFVGVVCKGNEFANTLWATALILSQVLVVLLSPWLGTVADLTAQKKRFLLFSAIICCFFTALLATSVEGRILWVMCLVIGANFGFSMGENFCASFLPEISHKGNVGKISGYGWSFGYCGGLFSLVMGIIILNFYSGRESEAVPYLCVLTACFFAASSLPTFLLLKERKLPAKGVTLTRAWNAAWREIIHTSRQLEKHRELSYFLSCYAIYMSGLSAIFAFAAVFATQVLGFNTEENLMLFASLQLSSALGAFAFGFFQDQFGSKTMLMISLLIWVGVCFGAFASIEKWHFFVVGNFAGFVVGSTQAGSRAVVSLMSPKGDEGQVFGYWGLFGKLAAIIGYLSMGALADFIGFRWAVFWNSLFFIMGFLLLSKLKLKTIES, encoded by the coding sequence TTGAGTGCTGCCACAGAACCAGAGCAATCTCCGCATAAATCTTTTGCAAAGGTAAAAAAGTCGGAGCTTTTTGGCTGGTGTTGCTTTGATTTTGCGAACTCCGCATTTACCACAATCATTATTACCGTGGCGTTTGCCCCGTATTTTGTGGGAGTTGTGTGTAAGGGAAATGAGTTTGCCAATACTCTATGGGCGACAGCACTTATTCTATCCCAGGTTTTGGTCGTTTTGCTTTCTCCTTGGCTAGGGACGGTAGCAGACCTAACTGCTCAGAAAAAGAGGTTCCTATTATTTTCTGCTATCATCTGCTGCTTTTTTACAGCCCTTCTTGCTACCTCAGTGGAAGGGCGCATTTTATGGGTGATGTGTTTGGTTATTGGAGCCAATTTTGGTTTCTCGATGGGTGAGAATTTTTGTGCAAGTTTTTTGCCTGAAATCAGTCACAAAGGGAATGTGGGGAAAATTTCAGGTTATGGATGGAGCTTTGGATATTGTGGTGGGTTATTTAGTCTGGTTATGGGAATTATTATTCTAAATTTCTATAGTGGGCGAGAGTCTGAGGCAGTTCCTTATCTATGTGTCTTAACAGCATGTTTTTTTGCCGCTTCCTCCCTACCAACTTTTTTACTATTGAAAGAAAGGAAACTACCAGCAAAAGGTGTGACTTTAACAAGGGCGTGGAATGCTGCTTGGAGAGAGATCATACACACGTCTCGGCAGTTAGAGAAGCACAGGGAATTAAGCTACTTTCTATCCTGTTATGCCATTTATATGTCTGGCTTGTCAGCCATCTTTGCCTTCGCTGCAGTTTTTGCCACCCAAGTCCTAGGCTTCAATACTGAAGAAAACCTTATGTTATTCGCAAGTTTACAACTCAGTAGCGCATTAGGTGCTTTTGCCTTTGGTTTTTTTCAGGACCAATTTGGCTCAAAAACCATGTTGATGATTTCCTTGTTGATATGGGTAGGTGTTTGTTTTGGAGCTTTCGCAAGTATAGAGAAGTGGCATTTTTTTGTGGTAGGAAACTTTGCTGGCTTCGTTGTGGGCTCAACTCAAGCGGGTAGCCGCGCGGTTGTCTCTTTGATGAGTCCAAAAGGTGATGAAGGACAGGTGTTTGGATATTGGGGCCTGTTTGGAAAACTCGCAGCAATCATTGGGTATCTTTCTATGGGAGCCTTGGCTGATTTTATAGGTTTTCGTTGGGCGGTTTTCTGGAACTCATTATTTTTTATCATGGGCTTTCTTCTGCTTTCAAAACTCAAACTAAAGACTATAGAATCATAA
- a CDS encoding DUF3817 domain-containing protein has translation MHETKSKIQNAKFLKTLRVVGFIEGCSTLVLFFIAMPLKYIWGMPDAVSWPGRIHGGLFVLLVLLALIAIKQVPITYKLSFKIMVAAVIPFGPFVVDKELKALS, from the coding sequence ATGCATGAGACTAAAAGCAAGATTCAAAATGCAAAATTCCTCAAGACTCTAAGAGTGGTTGGTTTTATTGAAGGTTGTTCCACCCTGGTTCTTTTTTTTATTGCGATGCCACTCAAGTATATCTGGGGGATGCCAGATGCTGTTAGTTGGCCCGGCCGCATTCACGGTGGACTTTTTGTTTTATTGGTATTGCTAGCCTTGATTGCCATCAAGCAGGTACCCATTACATATAAATTGTCCTTTAAGATTATGGTAGCCGCGGTGATTCCCTTTGGACCATTTGTAGTCGACAAAGAACTTAAGGCGCTTTCTTGA